A single genomic interval of Alistipes provencensis harbors:
- a CDS encoding AraC family transcriptional regulator: protein MEDTAIPYELPETENHSFFFIDQRIETEIEAKLHRHDAWELYYVVHGYGNRMAGDTLQPFSAGDVALIPPGMLHRWTYAPDSAGDDGCVRYLMAAFSHSLVERCMEVFPELRNRLAGIAFPTDALRFGPGSSRTIRKMLAGMNDMDELGRLCEMLRLLPVIFTSSDHTFAGRPMRIERDVRRMQHICTYVMAHYVHAIPLDDIAAEAGMNRSAFCAYFRRCKGMTFSQYVTRYRLNTACELLKHSQKQVSEICFMVGFNDLPHFIRVFKKATGMSPARYRKTTIPGGGNPTGNRRI from the coding sequence ATGGAAGATACAGCCATCCCCTACGAACTGCCCGAAACGGAGAATCATTCGTTTTTCTTTATCGACCAACGGATCGAAACGGAGATCGAAGCCAAGCTGCACCGCCACGATGCTTGGGAGTTGTATTACGTCGTCCACGGGTACGGGAACCGGATGGCGGGCGACACGTTGCAGCCTTTTTCGGCTGGCGATGTGGCGCTGATCCCGCCCGGCATGCTCCACCGCTGGACCTATGCGCCGGACTCGGCCGGCGATGACGGGTGCGTCCGCTATCTGATGGCGGCTTTCAGCCATTCGCTGGTGGAACGGTGCATGGAGGTCTTTCCCGAACTGCGCAACCGTCTGGCGGGCATTGCCTTTCCGACCGATGCCCTGCGATTTGGGCCCGGAAGTTCCCGAACCATCCGCAAGATGCTCGCAGGGATGAACGATATGGACGAGTTGGGACGTCTGTGCGAAATGCTCCGGCTGCTGCCCGTCATCTTCACGTCGTCCGACCACACTTTCGCCGGCAGGCCCATGCGCATCGAGCGGGACGTGCGGCGCATGCAGCATATCTGCACCTATGTAATGGCACATTACGTCCACGCTATCCCGTTGGACGACATTGCCGCAGAAGCGGGCATGAACCGTTCTGCGTTTTGCGCTTACTTCCGGCGATGCAAGGGGATGACTTTCTCGCAGTATGTCACCCGATACCGGCTGAATACGGCCTGCGAACTGTTGAAACATTCGCAGAAGCAGGTGTCGGAGATTTGCTTTATGGTCGGCTTCAATGATCTGCCCCACTTCATCCGGGTTTTCAAGAAAGCCACGGGAATGTCGCCCGCGCGGTACCGGAAAACGACGATTCCCGGCGGGGGCAATCCTACCGGGAATCGCAGGATATGA
- a CDS encoding ABC transporter permease: MSRFTHQIASYWKQLGAVVRNEFQTIFKDGGVMLILIFALIIYATAYSLAYGAQVLRNVPIGVVDECRTPTSRSLIDTFNAGPNTYVAYTPPSMEEAKELFYSRKIYGVVYIPANYEEKLYGGEQANVAIYCDASYFLMYRQVFQEVVTSIGKTGAMVEFQRLIAKGANIPQAQATTQPVIYQSHNLFNPYLGYGTFVMPAIIMVIIQQTMLIGIGMIGGTWREFGLYHKLCPSGRQRMSTLPIVLGRALVYGLIYAVTCTYILGLHYKLFHFPMNGATGAVMLFMAAYLAACIAMGIAVSTLFRYRENSLLLLLWTSIPVLMLSGVSYPREGIPDWLFNLGQLFPSSHGVNGFIRIQSMGASIPEVFAEIKWLIILTVAYGGLACIGIHQVIRREQRQLRNRTLGNEK; the protein is encoded by the coding sequence ATGAGTCGATTCACACACCAGATAGCATCCTATTGGAAGCAGCTCGGGGCGGTCGTGCGCAACGAATTCCAGACGATCTTCAAGGACGGCGGCGTGATGCTGATCCTGATCTTCGCGCTGATCATCTACGCCACGGCCTATTCGCTGGCCTACGGCGCGCAGGTGCTGCGCAACGTGCCCATCGGCGTGGTGGACGAGTGCCGCACGCCGACCAGCCGCAGCCTGATCGACACCTTCAACGCTGGGCCCAACACCTATGTGGCCTACACGCCGCCCTCGATGGAGGAGGCCAAGGAGCTCTTCTACAGCCGCAAGATTTACGGAGTGGTTTACATTCCCGCCAATTACGAGGAGAAACTCTACGGCGGCGAGCAGGCCAATGTGGCGATCTACTGCGACGCCAGCTATTTCCTGATGTACCGGCAGGTGTTTCAGGAGGTCGTGACCTCGATCGGCAAGACGGGGGCGATGGTCGAATTCCAGCGCCTGATCGCCAAGGGGGCCAACATCCCGCAGGCGCAGGCCACCACGCAACCCGTGATCTACCAGTCGCACAACCTGTTCAACCCCTATCTGGGTTACGGGACGTTCGTCATGCCGGCGATCATCATGGTCATCATCCAGCAGACGATGCTCATCGGCATCGGCATGATCGGCGGCACATGGCGCGAGTTCGGGCTTTACCACAAGCTCTGCCCCTCGGGGCGGCAGCGGATGTCGACGCTTCCGATCGTGCTGGGACGCGCGCTGGTATACGGGCTTATCTACGCCGTGACCTGCACCTACATCCTCGGGCTTCACTACAAGCTGTTCCATTTCCCGATGAACGGTGCAACGGGGGCCGTGATGCTCTTCATGGCGGCCTATCTGGCGGCCTGCATCGCCATGGGAATCGCCGTCTCGACGCTGTTCCGCTACCGCGAAAATTCGCTGCTGCTGTTGCTGTGGACCTCGATCCCGGTGCTGATGCTCAGCGGCGTCTCCTATCCCCGCGAGGGCATTCCCGACTGGCTTTTCAACCTCGGGCAGTTGTTTCCGAGCAGCCACGGCGTCAACGGGTTCATCCGCATTCAGAGCATGGGGGCCTCGATCCCCGAGGTGTTCGCCGAGATCAAATGGCTCATCATCCTCACGGTCGCATACGGCGGACTAGCCTGCATCGGCATCCATCAGGTGATCCGGCGCGAACAACGCCAACTTAGAAATCGGACTTTGGGGAACGAAAAATAG